A genomic region of Arachis stenosperma cultivar V10309 chromosome 9, arast.V10309.gnm1.PFL2, whole genome shotgun sequence contains the following coding sequences:
- the LOC130949579 gene encoding uncharacterized protein LOC130949579, which yields MTNKRSWRNDETVVLTEECSAIIQHKLPQKLKDPGSFQIPCITGEITVEKALCDLGASINLMSLAMMRRMKIEEGKPTRMALQLADRSFKFPYGVMEDLLAKVGDFIFLSDFVGDFNHSGKAIFS from the coding sequence ATGACCAATAAGAGAAGTTGGAGAAATGATGAAACTGTGGTGTTAACTGAGGAATGCAGCGCCATCATCCAACACAAATTACCTCAGAAATTGAAGGACCCAGGAAGCTTCCAAATTCCTTGTATCACAGGAGAAATCACAGTGGAGAAGGCCTTATGTGATTTGGGAGCCAGCATAAATTTGATGTCCTTAGCAATGATGAGGAGAATGAAGATTGAAGAAGgcaaaccaacaagaatggcactcCAATTGGCAGACCGATCATTCAAATTCCCTTATGGAGTAATGGAGGATTTGCTAGCAAAGGTGGGAGACTTCATCTTCCTATCTGACTTTGTGGGAGACTTCAATCATTCTGGAAAGGCCATTTTTAGCTAG